Proteins from one Malaya genurostris strain Urasoe2022 chromosome 2, Malgen_1.1, whole genome shotgun sequence genomic window:
- the LOC131427978 gene encoding cryptochrome-1 has protein sequence MTVNNILWFRHGLRLHDNPSLLEALRNDYGDNTEPVRLYPIFIFDGESAGTKLVGYNRMKFLLESLADLDRQLRNIGGQLYLFRGDATNVMRRLFEELNIKKLCFEQDCEPIWKDRDERIVSLCKMMDVRCVDKVSHTLWNPEQVIHVNGGIPPLTYQMFLHTVNIIGKPQRPAEAPCFEFAEFGKVPAILATELKMFTAIPSPEDFGIYYDGNPDLMHHRWVGGETKALENLSRRLNQEEEAFRDGYYLPNQAKPEFLGSPTSQSAALRFGCLSVRMFYWCVNDLFEKVQAKSQHKNPQGHHITGQLIWREYFYTMSVHNPHYAEMEANPICLNIPWYEPKSDSLDRWKEGRTGYPIVDAAMRQLLAEGWLHHILRNITATFLTRGSLWISWEAGVEHFLKYLLDADWSVCAGNWMWVSSSAFEKLLDSSSCTSPIVLARRLDPSGEYVKRYLPELRGLPTIYVHEPWKMPIAMQKQYGCIIGQDYPAPMVDLDETAKRNANTMNGIRKKLMERGSTPPHCRPSDLEEVRQFFWLPEDIVADC, from the exons ATGACAGTGAATAACATTCTCTGGTTTCGCCATGGGCTCAGATTGCACGACAATCCAAGCTTGCTCGAGGCGCTTCGCAACGACTACGGTGACAACACGGAACCAGTCCGACTGTATCCGATCTTTATTTTTGACGGCGAAAGTGCTG GAACAAAACTGGTGGGCTACAATCGGATGAAGTTTTTGCTGGAGTCGTTGGCTGATCTGGACCGACAGCTACGGAATATCGGAGGTCAGCTGTACCTGTTCCGCGGTGATGCCACCAACGTCATGCGACGCCTGTTTGAAGAATTGAATATTAAAAAACTGTGCTTCGAACAGGACTGCGAACCAATTTGGAAAGACCGAGATGAACGGATTGTGAGTCTGTGCAAAATGATGGACGTACGGTGCGTAGATAAAGTATCGCACACACTGTGGAACCCGGAACAGGTGATCCATGTCAATGGGGGAATACCGCCACTGACGTATCAAATGTTTTTG CATACTGTGAACATTATCGGCAAGCCACAACGTCCTGCGGAAGCACCATGCTTCGAGTTTGCAGAATTTGGCAAAGTGCCGGCCATTCTGGCTACGGAGCTGAAAATGTTCACCGCGATTCCCAGTCCGGAAGATTTCGGCATTTACTACGATGGTAATCCAGATCTGATGCATCATCGATGGGTGGGCGGCGAAACTAAGGCACTTGAAAACCTCAGTCGCCGGCTCAATCAGGAAGAGGAAGCGTTCCGCGATGGATACTATCTACCCAATCAAGCTAAACCGGAGTTTTTGGGTTCACCAACGTCGCAAAGTGCCGCTCTACGCTTTGGATGCCTGTCGGTGCGAATGTTCTACTGGTGTGTCAATGATCTGTTCGAGAAAGTGCAGGCCAAGAGTCAACACAAGAATCCGCAAGGTCACCACATAACCGGGCAGCTGATTTGGCGGGAGTATTTCTACACGATGTCGGTGCACAATCCACATTACGCTGAAATGGAGGCAAATCCGATCTGCCTTAACATACCTTGGTACGAGCCGAAGAGTGATTCACTGGATCGATGGAAAGAGGGCCGAACCGGATATCCAATTGTGGATGCCGCAATGCGGCAGCTGCTGGCCGAAGGATGGTTACATCATATTCTCAGGAATATAACGGCTAC ATTTCTAACACGCGGCAGTCTGTGGATAAGTTGGGAAGCTGGTGTGGAACATTTCCTCAAATACTTGCTTGATGCTGATTGGTCAGTTTGTGCTGGTAACTGGATGTGGGTGTCATCATCAGCattcgaaaaactgcttgacTCATCGTCCTGCACATCGCCCATTGTGCTAGCTCGTCGGTTGGATCCATCGGGGGAATACGTTAAACGATATCTTCCAGAACTCCGAGGCTTGCCAACAATTTACGT TCACGAACCGTGGAAGATGCCGATTGCCATGCAGAAGCAGTATGGTTGCATAATCGGTCAGGATTATCCTGCCCCGATGGTCGATCTGGATGAGACGGCCAAGCGGAATGCCAATACTATGAATGGAATTCGCAAGAAGCTGATGGAACGCGGATCAACACCACCCCATTGTCGGCCGTCGGACTTGGAGGAAGTTAGGCAGTTCTTTTGGTTACCCGAGGATATCGTAGCGGATTGCTAA